The Aequorivita sublithincola DSM 14238 genome window below encodes:
- a CDS encoding polyprenol monophosphomannose synthase: MIKAVVVVPTYNEIENIERLLRTVFSLQRDFHVLVVDDNSPDGTAQAVEANFNNYPGKLFILKRPEKTGLGSAYIAGFKWALENEYEYIFEMDADFSHNPNDLIRLFNACHKEGNDLAIGSRYVKGVNVVNWPMSRVLLSWLASKYVRFVMGMDIYDTTAGFICYKRSVLQKINLDNIRFVGYAFQIEMKFKAHISKFKIKEVPVIFTDRTKGESKMSSGIISEAIFGVIAMKFKSVFNSKRFNETSFY; encoded by the coding sequence ATGATTAAGGCAGTGGTGGTGGTGCCAACTTACAATGAAATTGAAAACATAGAGCGTCTGCTGCGCACTGTTTTTTCTTTGCAACGTGATTTTCACGTTTTGGTTGTGGATGACAATTCCCCAGATGGCACTGCACAAGCGGTTGAGGCAAATTTCAATAATTATCCAGGTAAATTATTTATACTAAAACGTCCTGAAAAAACAGGTTTGGGTTCTGCTTATATCGCAGGTTTCAAATGGGCTTTAGAAAACGAATACGAGTACATTTTTGAAATGGACGCCGATTTTTCGCACAACCCAAATGATTTAATTCGGTTATTCAATGCGTGTCATAAAGAAGGAAATGATCTGGCAATTGGGTCACGATATGTGAAGGGCGTGAATGTTGTAAACTGGCCCATGAGCAGGGTTTTGCTATCTTGGTTGGCTTCAAAATACGTTCGTTTTGTAATGGGAATGGATATTTATGATACCACCGCCGGATTTATTTGTTACAAAAGAAGCGTGCTGCAGAAAATAAACCTAGATAACATTCGTTTTGTGGGCTACGCTTTTCAAATTGAGATGAAGTTTAAGGCGCACATCAGCAAATTCAAGATAAAAGAAGTGCCCGTTATTTTTACGGACCGCACCAAAGGAGAATCCAAAATGAGTTCGGGTATTATTTCCGAAGCTATATTTGGAGTGATTGCAATGAAATTTAAAAGTGTATTTAACAGTAAAAGGTTTAATGAAACATCTTTTTATTAA
- a CDS encoding DUF4271 domain-containing protein: protein MDFSERLINSTDWATYLLVGCFVLYALSKYYYPKRFHEFSLLPITNQYFFVHGKNDELNHPFNMMLFVAQLICVSVFVFLVFEVFNPMEVQKNEWLFLQIFTGYGIFILMKFSLEKIIANIFSLDEIINNYLYQKLSYRNFLGIIFFIGNLFFLFIYPPTTVSLVVFAGFALALNTIALLYSYKKNGNLIFRNFFYFILYLCALEIAPYIILYKTLF from the coding sequence GTGGATTTCAGCGAAAGACTTATAAATTCAACCGATTGGGCTACATATTTGCTTGTGGGCTGCTTCGTTCTTTACGCGCTTTCCAAATATTATTATCCCAAACGGTTTCACGAATTTTCATTGCTTCCAATTACCAATCAGTACTTTTTCGTTCACGGCAAAAATGACGAATTGAACCATCCGTTCAATATGATGCTCTTCGTTGCGCAGCTAATTTGTGTTTCGGTTTTTGTTTTTTTGGTTTTTGAAGTCTTCAATCCAATGGAAGTTCAAAAAAATGAATGGTTATTTCTTCAAATTTTTACTGGTTACGGAATATTTATTTTAATGAAGTTTTCTTTGGAAAAAATTATAGCTAATATCTTCTCTTTGGACGAGATTATCAATAATTATCTCTACCAAAAATTAAGTTATCGTAATTTTCTTGGTATAATCTTTTTTATTGGCAATCTTTTTTTTCTTTTTATATACCCGCCAACTACTGTCTCACTAGTAGTTTTTGCTGGTTTTGCTCTTGCTTTGAATACTATTGCATTGTTATACAGCTATAAGAAAAATGGAAATTTGATATTCCGTAATTTCTTCTATTTTATTTTGTATCTTTGCGCACTTGAAATTGCCCCCTATATTATACTCTATAAAACGTTGTTTTAA
- a CDS encoding YheT family hydrolase, whose amino-acid sequence MTLIKSNYKPKFPFKNGHFSTIYSAKFRPSPKLIQLRERLQLADGDFMDIDFSFSKNPSKKVTILLHGLEGNAQRTYIRGQTKVLIENGWDVAAVNFRGCSGEKNLSFQSYNAGKTDDLEAVVDFILKKDKYNEIALVGFSLGGNLLLKYLGERESFPKQIKKAVAISTPLSLKGSLESLNEFSNWIYQTSFLINLRKKYKAKMKDFPERMTVSDYKKITSLLQFDHVYTAPAHGFKDAFDYYKKNSSLQFIPNIQIPVYILNAANDSFLSSECYPKELASTMKNLQLEIPKYGGHVGFHQTNKLYYSESRTLEFLNE is encoded by the coding sequence ATGACCCTTATAAAAAGTAATTATAAACCCAAATTTCCTTTTAAAAACGGACATTTTTCAACTATCTATTCTGCGAAATTTCGGCCTTCACCAAAATTGATTCAGCTGCGGGAACGTTTGCAATTGGCTGATGGCGATTTTATGGATATTGATTTTTCTTTTTCCAAAAATCCTTCAAAAAAAGTTACAATCCTGCTTCACGGTTTGGAAGGAAACGCACAACGAACCTATATTAGAGGGCAAACCAAAGTTTTAATCGAAAACGGTTGGGATGTTGCAGCGGTAAACTTTCGTGGTTGCAGTGGGGAGAAAAATCTTTCCTTTCAATCTTATAACGCAGGCAAAACTGATGATTTGGAAGCGGTTGTAGATTTTATTCTGAAAAAAGATAAATATAATGAAATTGCCTTGGTTGGTTTTAGTCTCGGCGGAAACTTGCTTTTGAAATATTTAGGCGAACGCGAGTCTTTTCCGAAGCAAATAAAGAAAGCGGTCGCTATTTCTACACCCTTAAGTTTGAAGGGTTCTTTGGAATCTTTGAATGAATTTTCAAATTGGATTTATCAAACTTCTTTTCTAATAAATCTTCGGAAAAAATACAAAGCGAAAATGAAGGATTTCCCTGAAAGGATGACGGTTTCAGATTATAAAAAGATTACTTCTCTTTTGCAGTTTGATCATGTTTATACCGCGCCAGCTCACGGTTTTAAAGATGCTTTTGACTATTATAAAAAGAATAGTAGCTTGCAATTTATTCCAAATATTCAAATTCCAGTTTATATCTTGAATGCTGCAAATGATAGCTTTCTTTCTTCGGAATGCTATCCAAAGGAATTGGCTTCAACAATGAAAAATCTTCAGCTTGAAATTCCAAAATATGGCGGCCATGTTGGTTTTCATCAAACCAATAAATTGTACTATAGTGAATCGCGAACTTTGGAATTTTTGAACGAATAA
- a CDS encoding arsenate reductase family protein — translation MQKVYYLSTCDTCKRVMNEIEIPSSFIKQDIKTQGITAEELDQLFNFTDSYEELFSRRAKLYQERNLKDENLLEEDYKAMILEHYTFLKRPVIVNNDKIFIGSSPKTVAAAKKSIHSK, via the coding sequence ATGCAAAAAGTATACTATTTATCAACTTGTGATACCTGTAAGCGCGTGATGAACGAAATAGAAATTCCTTCGTCATTCATAAAACAGGACATTAAAACACAAGGAATTACCGCGGAAGAATTGGATCAACTTTTTAACTTCACGGATAGTTACGAAGAACTTTTCAGCAGAAGAGCGAAATTATACCAAGAGAGAAATTTAAAAGATGAAAATCTTTTAGAAGAAGACTACAAAGCGATGATTTTGGAGCATTATACTTTTTTGAAACGCCCCGTAATCGTAAACAATGATAAAATTTTTATAGGAAGTAGTCCAAAAACTGTTGCTGCTGCCAAAAAATCCATTCATTCTAAATAA
- a CDS encoding acyl-CoA thioesterase, translating into MYTKQFEIRWSDIDANRHMRNSAYIDYMSHTRMSFLMQSGMDQQSLAEHNLGPVAFYEHMYYFREFFPGKPVTVSLQLKGLSEDGMYFEFLHNFYDEKGKNCARCEMMGGWIDLKERKLTGLPKDFYDKFNNLEKTDDFRILTKENTRKFSERPQDLNL; encoded by the coding sequence ATGTACACAAAACAATTTGAAATACGCTGGAGCGATATAGATGCAAACCGACATATGCGCAACAGCGCGTATATAGATTACATGAGCCACACCCGTATGAGCTTCTTGATGCAAAGCGGAATGGACCAACAAAGTTTAGCAGAACATAATTTAGGACCAGTGGCATTTTATGAACATATGTATTATTTCCGTGAATTTTTTCCTGGCAAACCTGTTACTGTTTCACTTCAATTAAAAGGTTTATCCGAAGACGGAATGTATTTTGAATTTCTACATAACTTCTACGACGAAAAGGGGAAAAACTGCGCTCGTTGTGAAATGATGGGCGGTTGGATTGATTTGAAAGAACGAAAACTTACAGGGCTTCCAAAGGATTTTTATGACAAATTCAATAATTTGGAAAAAACAGATGATTTCAGAATTCTTACTAAAGAAAACACCAGAAAATTCAGCGAGCGTCCGCAGGACTTAAATTTATAA
- the nadD gene encoding nicotinate (nicotinamide) nucleotide adenylyltransferase, with the protein MTKKIGLYFGTFNPIHVGHLIIANHLAEFSDLDEVWFVVTPHNPHKIKKTLLEDHHRLTMVRIAVEDYPKLHASNVEFDLPQPNYTVNTLAYLEEKYSEKNFCLIMGEDNLKSFQKWKNYEVILERYSIYVYPRISEGTVETQFNNHKKIKKVDAPIIELSSTFIRNGIKSGKNIKPMLSSEVWKYLDEMNFYK; encoded by the coding sequence ATGACGAAAAAAATAGGACTCTATTTCGGTACTTTCAACCCAATTCATGTTGGGCATTTGATTATTGCCAACCATTTAGCAGAGTTCAGCGATTTAGATGAGGTTTGGTTTGTGGTAACGCCGCACAATCCGCATAAAATTAAAAAGACACTTTTAGAAGACCATCACCGCTTAACAATGGTTCGAATAGCCGTTGAAGATTACCCGAAATTACACGCCAGCAACGTAGAGTTTGATCTTCCGCAGCCCAATTATACGGTGAATACTTTGGCTTATTTGGAAGAAAAATATTCAGAAAAAAATTTCTGCTTGATTATGGGTGAGGACAATCTCAAAAGTTTTCAGAAGTGGAAAAATTATGAAGTGATTCTAGAGCGCTATTCAATCTATGTTTATCCAAGAATTTCCGAAGGAACTGTTGAAACGCAATTTAACAATCATAAAAAAATTAAAAAGGTTGATGCACCAATTATAGAGCTTTCTTCAACTTTTATCCGGAATGGAATAAAGTCTGGAAAAAATATAAAGCCAATGCTTTCTTCGGAAGTTTGGAAATATTTAGATGAAATGAACTTCTACAAATAA
- a CDS encoding DUF3298 and DUF4163 domain-containing protein — translation MNTRITVLALIALITVSCNQEKNIEFSPESFTEKELSICKNSKCPEITINYVEVFGDDEVSKKINKKIKNFIFSSLLMGEDSIPSAKTIQEAATNFIEAYNADKAQFPDMAGDYFAEISVNEIYNSPKHICFEMRQYLFTGGAHGYGTTSFLNLDPKTGDELTSKELFKSNKELVAFAENKFRLQQNIAKNQSINDTGFWFENEKFYLPESVGFTRDSLIFIYNQYDIASYADGPIELKIAMKEAAPFLSID, via the coding sequence ATGAACACCAGAATTACCGTCTTGGCTTTAATTGCACTTATAACCGTGAGTTGCAACCAAGAAAAGAATATTGAGTTTTCTCCAGAAAGTTTTACCGAAAAGGAACTTTCTATCTGTAAAAACAGCAAATGTCCTGAAATTACGATTAATTATGTGGAAGTTTTTGGCGATGATGAGGTTTCCAAAAAGATTAACAAAAAGATCAAAAATTTTATCTTTAGTTCGCTGCTAATGGGCGAAGACTCTATACCTTCGGCAAAAACTATTCAAGAAGCGGCGACAAATTTTATTGAGGCTTACAATGCAGACAAAGCCCAATTTCCGGACATGGCTGGTGACTATTTTGCCGAAATTTCTGTGAACGAAATTTATAACTCGCCAAAACATATTTGTTTCGAAATGCGCCAATATCTTTTCACTGGCGGCGCACACGGTTATGGAACCACTTCATTTTTAAACCTTGACCCTAAAACAGGAGATGAACTCACATCTAAAGAACTTTTCAAAAGCAATAAAGAATTAGTCGCTTTTGCAGAAAATAAATTTCGCTTACAACAAAATATTGCAAAGAATCAATCCATAAATGACACTGGCTTTTGGTTCGAGAATGAAAAATTTTATCTTCCCGAAAGTGTTGGTTTCACTCGAGATAGTCTTATTTTTATATACAATCAGTACGATATTGCCAGTTATGCAGACGGTCCTATTGAGTTGAAAATAGCGATGAAAGAAGCTGCGCCTTTCCTAAGTATTGATTAG
- a CDS encoding THC0290_0291 family protein, which translates to MNTRILLLVFSLLIFPLQKAISQSGISHEVGVVAGPLAFFSDYGQRENFETNIGNTGIGFGLLYFMNFTNRADAGYSVPERYFYDHFKIRGELDFHKTSFEHFGRWVADDQQSLFADQLRAMSGSTTVIDLGFQLEYFPFSLQRFEYREYTVSPFVSFGLHWSYFNPKVESSLGPLNTLISTPVKYFDSFQQAPGQTFSVVASAGMRYKLNRDSDLIFDVRWQNYFSNWVDGLNPDVPENKSNDWIFWVNVGYIYYLD; encoded by the coding sequence ATGAATACCAGAATTTTATTATTGGTATTTTCCCTGTTGATTTTTCCACTTCAGAAAGCAATATCACAAAGTGGAATAAGCCACGAAGTTGGTGTTGTTGCAGGTCCTTTAGCTTTTTTTAGCGATTATGGGCAGCGTGAAAATTTTGAAACTAATATAGGAAATACAGGCATTGGCTTTGGGCTACTATATTTTATGAACTTTACCAATAGGGCAGATGCGGGCTATAGTGTACCAGAACGTTATTTCTATGATCACTTTAAGATTCGTGGTGAGTTGGATTTTCATAAAACAAGTTTTGAACATTTTGGACGTTGGGTAGCAGATGATCAACAATCACTTTTCGCAGACCAGCTTCGTGCTATGAGCGGTTCTACCACTGTTATTGATCTTGGCTTCCAACTAGAGTATTTTCCTTTTAGTCTTCAAAGATTTGAATATCGTGAATATACTGTTTCTCCGTTTGTTAGCTTTGGATTACATTGGTCTTATTTTAATCCGAAGGTTGAATCTTCTTTAGGGCCTCTTAACACCTTAATATCTACACCTGTAAAATATTTTGATTCTTTTCAACAGGCTCCTGGACAAACGTTTTCTGTTGTTGCAAGTGCTGGAATGCGCTATAAGCTGAACCGCGATAGTGATTTAATTTTTGATGTCCGCTGGCAAAACTATTTCAGCAATTGGGTTGATGGCTTAAATCCTGATGTACCTGAAAACAAATCGAATGATTGGATTTTCTGGGTTAATGTTGGTTATATTTATTATTTGGATTAA
- a CDS encoding uroporphyrinogen-III synthase yields the protein MKVKTILVSQPEPKIENSPYFDLIEKQKVKIDFRPFIHVEGVSGKDVRSQKVDLTKYSAIILTSRNSVDHYFRIAEELRFKVPDTMKYFCLSEAVAYYLQKYVVYRKRKIYVGKRTFPELAPLIKKYKNEKFLLPTSDKLKEDIPAVLNELKVDWKEATFYKTVISDLSDLRDVYYDILVFFSPSGIESLFENFPDFDQKDTCIAVFGNTTVKAAQDQGLRVDIQAPTPETPSMTMALEKYIKEVNNKK from the coding sequence ATGAAAGTGAAAACTATTTTAGTATCCCAACCCGAGCCTAAAATTGAAAACTCGCCTTATTTCGATTTAATCGAAAAACAAAAAGTGAAAATAGACTTTCGTCCCTTTATACATGTTGAAGGTGTGTCAGGCAAAGATGTTCGATCTCAAAAAGTTGACCTTACAAAATATTCCGCCATTATTCTTACCAGCAGAAACTCTGTGGATCATTATTTCCGCATTGCTGAAGAACTTCGTTTTAAGGTACCAGACACTATGAAATATTTTTGTTTGAGTGAAGCTGTTGCTTACTATCTTCAAAAATACGTGGTTTACAGAAAAAGAAAGATATATGTTGGGAAAAGAACATTTCCTGAACTTGCGCCCCTTATAAAAAAATATAAAAACGAAAAATTCCTACTTCCCACTTCAGATAAGTTAAAAGAGGATATTCCAGCAGTTCTTAATGAATTAAAGGTAGATTGGAAAGAAGCCACTTTTTACAAGACGGTAATTAGTGACCTTTCGGACCTTCGGGATGTTTATTATGACATTCTAGTGTTTTTCAGTCCAAGCGGAATTGAATCTCTGTTTGAAAACTTTCCAGATTTTGACCAAAAAGATACTTGTATAGCCGTTTTTGGAAACACCACGGTTAAGGCCGCCCAAGATCAAGGTCTGCGGGTAGATATACAAGCGCCCACCCCAGAAACTCCTTCTATGACGATGGCTTTGGAGAAGTACATTAAAGAAGTAAACAACAAAAAATAA
- a CDS encoding cystathionine gamma-synthase — protein MKFNTKTIHGGQHNVDPAFGAVMPPIYQTSTYSQTTPGGHKGFEYSRSGNPTRAALERAFASLENGEFGLAFGSGLAAIDAVIKLLKPGDEVISTNDLYGGTYRLFTKIFEGFGIKFHFVGMENAEKIEDYVNDKTKLIWVETPTNPMMNIIDIKKAASIAKKHKVLLAVDNTFATPYLQQPLEMGADIVMHSATKYLGGHSDVVMGALIVKDKDLAEKLYFIQNASGAICGPQDCFLILRGLKTLHIRMQRHCENGKAIAEYLANHPKIEKVYWPGFENHPNHSIAKAQMKGFGGMISFVIKGSNYKQAIKIVENLKIFTLAESLGGVESLAGHPASMTHASIPKEEREKTGIVDSLIRLSVGIEDVEDLIADLEQAIG, from the coding sequence ATGAAATTCAACACTAAAACGATACACGGCGGCCAGCACAATGTAGATCCTGCTTTCGGCGCTGTGATGCCACCAATTTATCAAACCTCAACCTATTCGCAAACTACGCCCGGAGGTCATAAAGGTTTTGAATATTCCAGAAGTGGTAACCCAACGCGTGCAGCTTTGGAGCGAGCATTCGCCAGTCTTGAAAATGGTGAATTCGGTCTTGCCTTCGGAAGTGGTCTCGCAGCGATTGATGCTGTTATAAAACTTTTAAAACCGGGCGACGAGGTAATTTCAACCAACGATCTTTACGGTGGAACATATCGGTTATTTACGAAGATTTTTGAAGGTTTCGGCATCAAGTTTCATTTCGTCGGAATGGAAAACGCTGAAAAAATTGAAGATTATGTTAATGATAAAACAAAACTGATTTGGGTAGAAACACCAACCAACCCAATGATGAACATTATTGACATCAAGAAAGCAGCCTCTATTGCCAAAAAACACAAAGTTTTGCTTGCGGTTGACAATACTTTTGCAACTCCCTATTTGCAGCAACCCTTGGAAATGGGCGCAGATATTGTGATGCACAGCGCCACAAAATATCTTGGCGGCCATAGTGATGTGGTTATGGGTGCTTTGATTGTGAAAGACAAAGACCTTGCAGAAAAATTATATTTCATCCAAAATGCAAGCGGTGCCATTTGCGGACCGCAAGACTGTTTCTTGATTCTTCGTGGTTTGAAAACCCTTCATATCCGCATGCAACGTCATTGCGAAAACGGAAAAGCTATTGCCGAATATTTAGCAAATCATCCGAAAATCGAAAAAGTATATTGGCCTGGTTTTGAAAACCATCCCAATCATTCAATTGCTAAGGCACAGATGAAGGGTTTTGGTGGAATGATTTCATTTGTAATTAAAGGAAGCAATTATAAACAAGCCATCAAAATAGTTGAAAATCTAAAAATATTCACTTTAGCTGAAAGTCTAGGTGGTGTGGAAAGTCTTGCCGGACATCCCGCAAGTATGACACATGCTAGTATTCCGAAAGAAGAACGTGAAAAAACAGGGATTGTAGATTCGTTAATTCGTCTTTCTGTTGGTATTGAAGATGTGGAAGATTTAATTGCAGATTTAGAGCAAGCGATTGGATAA
- a CDS encoding DMT family transporter yields the protein MDKRFVAILAATATETIYGVNHTIAKGLMPHVIQPFGFIVLRVGGAALLFWLLSLFTKSEKIDRKDWWRILACAVFGMVLNMLMFFKGLSLSTPINSAVSMTITPVLLLLLTALILRERITWIKTAGIIFGLSGALVLILFQEKTQNNAPNIPLGNLLFVLNAISYSFYLILVKPLVSKYKAVTLLKYFFLIAFFINLPVGYSEFIQVEWMQLTSSEIWQMVFVVVATSFLTYLFNIFALKQLSPSTVGVFIYLQPVVATIFAVLAGADSLNALRIGAASLIFVGVFLSTRKPKKAILPT from the coding sequence ATGGATAAGCGCTTCGTTGCCATACTTGCCGCAACCGCAACCGAGACTATTTATGGTGTTAATCACACCATTGCCAAAGGTTTGATGCCGCACGTAATTCAACCTTTTGGATTTATAGTTTTGCGTGTTGGTGGTGCAGCCTTACTTTTTTGGCTTTTAAGTTTATTTACAAAATCTGAGAAAATAGATAGAAAAGATTGGTGGCGAATTCTGGCCTGCGCCGTCTTTGGTATGGTGCTGAATATGTTGATGTTCTTTAAGGGTTTAAGCCTTTCAACACCTATAAACAGTGCGGTTTCAATGACAATAACTCCAGTTTTATTGTTGCTCCTCACGGCGTTGATTCTGCGGGAACGCATTACTTGGATAAAAACCGCGGGAATCATTTTTGGGCTTTCCGGCGCTTTGGTACTTATTCTATTTCAAGAAAAAACCCAGAATAATGCACCAAACATTCCTCTGGGAAACCTTCTGTTTGTGCTTAACGCAATATCTTATTCCTTTTATTTGATATTAGTAAAACCTTTGGTCTCTAAATACAAAGCCGTCACATTGTTGAAGTATTTCTTCCTCATCGCTTTCTTCATCAATTTACCTGTTGGTTATTCAGAATTTATTCAGGTGGAGTGGATGCAACTTACTTCTTCAGAAATATGGCAAATGGTTTTTGTGGTTGTAGCCACTTCATTTTTAACCTATCTATTTAATATTTTTGCGCTGAAGCAGTTAAGTCCATCAACTGTTGGGGTTTTTATTTATCTCCAACCGGTAGTTGCAACAATTTTCGCAGTTTTGGCTGGTGCAGATAGTCTTAATGCACTCAGAATTGGGGCGGCAAGTTTAATTTTTGTAGGCGTATTTCTTTCAACCCGAAAACCAAAAAAAGCCATTTTGCCGACTTAA
- a CDS encoding YicC/YloC family endoribonuclease yields the protein MIQSMTGYGKEVVQLPSKTISIEVKSLNSKGLDLNTRVPSAYREKELEIRDLLAKSLQRGKIDFSLYIEVTGEEVSTQLNEIAVKQYIKQLAKVVDGDPVELLKMAVRMPDALKTEREEIDEKEYETILKGVDKALEAINKYRTDEGLVLGNDFLDRTKTIAKLLEDVIALDPERIDGVKERLRKAVSDLKEKVDENRFEQELIYYLEKYDITEEKVRLKNHLEYFEETLKSNDSNGKKLGFITQEIGREINTIGSKANYAPMQQVVVQMKDELEKIKEQALNVL from the coding sequence ATGATTCAATCCATGACCGGATACGGCAAAGAAGTAGTTCAATTGCCTTCCAAAACCATTTCTATAGAAGTTAAATCATTAAACAGCAAAGGCCTTGATCTGAACACGCGCGTTCCTTCAGCTTACCGTGAAAAGGAGCTCGAAATTCGCGATTTGCTTGCGAAATCATTGCAAAGAGGAAAAATAGACTTTTCACTTTACATTGAAGTTACTGGCGAAGAAGTTTCAACGCAGTTGAATGAAATCGCTGTAAAACAATACATAAAACAGTTAGCAAAAGTGGTTGATGGGGATCCTGTAGAGCTTTTAAAAATGGCCGTGCGGATGCCCGATGCTTTAAAAACGGAGCGCGAAGAGATTGATGAAAAGGAATATGAAACCATTTTAAAAGGAGTGGACAAAGCCTTAGAAGCAATTAACAAATACAGAACTGACGAAGGTTTGGTCTTGGGAAATGATTTTTTAGATCGTACCAAAACCATCGCAAAATTACTTGAAGACGTAATTGCTTTAGATCCCGAAAGGATTGACGGAGTTAAAGAAAGACTGCGCAAAGCAGTTTCAGATTTAAAGGAAAAAGTGGATGAAAATCGTTTTGAGCAGGAATTGATTTATTACCTAGAAAAATACGACATCACCGAAGAAAAAGTACGTTTAAAAAACCATTTGGAATACTTTGAAGAAACTTTGAAATCCAACGATTCCAACGGAAAAAAATTGGGTTTCATTACGCAGGAAATAGGACGTGAAATCAATACCATTGGTAGTAAAGCAAACTATGCACCAATGCAGCAAGTGGTGGTGCAAATGAAGGACGAGCTAGAAAAAATTAAAGAGCAAGCGCTAAACGTTTTATAG
- the gmk gene encoding guanylate kinase, whose protein sequence is MEGGKLIVFSAPSGSGKTTIVQHLLKQEDLNLEFSVSCTSREARGDEKHGENYYFISLKEFKQHIKNDDFLEWEEVYRDNFYGTLKSEVERIWSHKKNVIFDIDVVGGLRIKKKYPDKTLSVFVKPPSIDELKIRLKKRKTESDERINMRIAKASVELATAPQFDYIIKNHDLETALNEAHDLVERFIKN, encoded by the coding sequence ATGGAAGGAGGAAAATTGATAGTGTTTTCAGCACCTTCTGGAAGTGGAAAAACCACCATAGTGCAACATTTGTTGAAACAGGAAGATCTCAATTTGGAGTTTTCGGTTTCATGTACTTCGCGGGAAGCTCGAGGTGACGAAAAGCACGGGGAAAATTACTATTTCATTTCATTAAAAGAATTTAAACAACACATCAAAAACGATGACTTTTTGGAGTGGGAAGAAGTATATCGCGACAATTTTTACGGTACTTTAAAAAGTGAAGTTGAAAGAATCTGGAGCCACAAAAAAAATGTAATTTTTGATATTGATGTTGTTGGCGGACTTCGAATTAAAAAGAAATATCCAGATAAAACTTTATCTGTTTTTGTTAAACCTCCAAGCATTGACGAGCTAAAAATTAGACTGAAAAAACGCAAAACCGAAAGCGACGAGCGTATAAATATGCGTATTGCCAAAGCTTCTGTAGAACTTGCCACAGCGCCACAGTTTGATTACATCATAAAGAATCACGATTTGGAAACCGCCTTAAACGAAGCACATGATTTGGTGGAGAGATTTATAAAAAATTAG